In Candidatus Neomarinimicrobiota bacterium, one genomic interval encodes:
- a CDS encoding DUF3098 domain-containing protein, which translates to MFAPAVAKKNEKSEIHLFEGWAFGKKNYLLFSIGLVTIISGYIVMATGDVNSFQSLTLSPIMLFVGYLVIIPLALVVKDNDRKSPSTLEN; encoded by the coding sequence ATATTTGCCCCCGCTGTGGCGAAAAAAAATGAAAAATCTGAAATTCATCTTTTTGAAGGGTGGGCTTTTGGAAAAAAGAATTATCTGCTCTTTAGTATCGGTCTGGTGACGATTATATCCGGTTATATCGTGATGGCAACCGGGGATGTGAATAGTTTTCAGTCCCTCACATTGTCACCCATCATGCTTTTCGTCGGATACCTGGTGATCATACCTCTCGCTCTTGTAGTCAAGGACAATGATAGAAAATCGCCATCAACACTTGAAAATTGA